In the genome of Zobellia nedashkovskayae, the window GAGACTCTAATATTTTTTCCCAAAGCTCACGGGCCTTTACGGTTTTTCTTCCTTTTCCTTCGGTTTCGTATTTGATGTAAAGTTCTTCAAATTCTTCACTATGTCGTGTAAACAACCCTGGGCATTCGTTAGGACACATCAACGTCCAATCTTCATTAGCCTCTACTCTTCTCATGAACAAATCAGAAATCCACATGGCATAGAAAAGATCACGTGCACGCATTTCTTCTTTACCGTGGTTCTTTTTTAAATCTAAGAACGCATAGATATCTGCATGCCATGGTTCCATATAAATAGCAAAGCTACCTTTACGTTTCCCGCCACCTTGATCTACATAACGTGCGGTATCATTAAACACCTGAAGCATTGGCACAATACCATTAGATGTTCCGTTTGTACCGGCTATATAAGACCCTGTAGCACGTATGTTGTGAATGGACAAGCCAATACCGCCCGCAGACTGTGAAATTTTTGCAGTTTGCTTTAACGTATCATAAATACCGTCTATACTATCATCTTTCATTGCTAATAAGAAGCAAGAAGACATTTGTGGTTTTGGCGTACCAGAGTTAAAAAGTGTAGGTGTAGCATGTGTAAAATATTTTTTGGACATCAGCTCATATGTCTCAATAGCCGAGTCTAAATCATTTAGATGAATCCCTACAGAAACTCGCATAAGCATGTGTTGCGGACGCTCAGCAATCTTACCGTTAAGTTTTAGTAAATAAGACCGTTCTAAAGTTTTAAAGCCAAAATAGTCATATCCAAAATCTCTATTATAGATAATGGTTGAATCTAGTCTTTCCGCATTTTCAGAAATTACTTTAAAAACCTCATCAGATAATAAAGGTGCCTTTTTATTTGTACGTGGGTTTACATACAGATAAAGGTCTTTCATAGTCTCAGAAAACGACTTCTTTGTATTTTTATGTAGGTTTGAAACCGAGATACGGGCTGCTAACTTAGCATAATCTGGATGTGTTGTAGTCATTGTGGCCGCAATTTCTGCAGCCAAATTATCTAGTTCAGATGTTGTTACACCATCATAAAGCCCCTCTATAACACGCATAGCAACCTTTAAGGGATCTACTAAACCGTTAAGACCATAACACAATTTTCTTACTCGGGCTGTGATCTTATCGAACATGACCACTTCTTTTCTGCCGTCTCTTTTAACTACAAACATGTGAATACTTTTTTAGTGGGGTTAAACGTTTGGTTTGTTTAAGGTAAATTGTTAAAATTTTAACAATTTTAAAATAGGGGACAAGAACCCTTTCAAGAAAGGATTCTCTATAGTATACTTAAAAATCTGCGTCGAAACTTATTTTTTGCGCGTTTTCATCGTTATCCTTATTCAGAATCCCGGCTTTTTGGTATTCAGAAACGCGTTTTTCAAAGAAATTGGTTTTTCCTTGAAGAGAAATCATATCCATAAAATCGAACGGATTGGTAGCGTTGTATACTCTATCGCACTCAAGCTCCACAAGAAGCCTGTCCGTTACAAATTCTAAATACTGTGTCATTAATTTAGCATTCATCCCAATAAGACTTGCGGGAAGAGACTCAGTAATAAATTCTCTTTCTATATTTAAAGCATCCACTAGAATTGCAGTAATACGCTCTTTTGGAACTTTATTTATTAAGTGTTTGTTATGTAAGTGAACTGCATAATCGCAATGCATACCTTCATCTCTTGAGATTAACTCATTAGAAAAAGTTAACCCAGGCAAAAGCCCTCTTTTCTTTAACCAGAAGATAGAACAGAATGCACCAGAAAAGAAAATACCTTCAACAGCCGCAAAAGCAATTAATCGCTCGGCAAAGCTTGGAGAGTCAATCCAGTTCAAGGCCCAATCCGCTTTTTTCTTAATAGCAGGAAAATTTTCAATGGCTTTAAAAAGTGTATTCTTCTCTTTCTCATCTTTCACATAAGTGTCGATTAAAAGCGAATACGTTTCAGAGTGAATGTTTTCCATCATAATCTGAAACCCGTAGAAAAACTTAGCCTCGGCATACTGTACCTCGCTAACAAAATTCTCGGCTAAATTCTCGTTTACGATACCATCCGAAGCTGCAAAAAAAGCTAATATATGTTTAACAAAATAACGCTCGTCATCACTTAACTTATTGTTCCAGTCGTTTAAATCCTCACTAAGGTCTATTTCCTCCGCTGTCCAAAAACACGCTTCACATTTTTTGTACCATTCCCATAAATCGTCATGCTTAATAGGAAAGATTACAAAGCGATCGTTGTTTTCTTCTAGAATAGGCTCTAAGGCTACGGACATATTAAAGGGTTTGAGTGTTGAGAAGAAAATTCTTCCTTTGCGACGGAAACAAAGGTCGCAAAAAAGCGCTGGAATTTCATATTGTTCAATCATTTCCAGTACAAAGTTTTTAACAGAGATTGTTGAAATGTGGGCTGGCATTGAATATACATGACCTTAGCACGAATCGACAATTAGCCTAAATTTTACCTGAAAGATGAACACAAAAAATAAACCAAAAAGTATATTAAAAACATACTTTTTGGTTTAAAAATAAAAACACCATCTAAGCGGGCTATTTTGTAATTACAGCTTCTAACCTTTGTAACCTTTCTTCTAGTTTTGATATCATTCTTGATTGCTCTGAAATAATTTCTTGTTGCTTTTGTATAGCTCTTATAGCCACTACACTAAAACCCGCATAATTAACTCCTAGTATATCATCATCCCCGCTCTCACTAACCAGTTCAGGAAATAATGGTTGCACCTCCTGAGCTACAAAGCCAATTGCTCTTGTCCGTGATTTGTCTGCTTTAAAAATATAACTAGATGGCTTAAGCAAGGATACCCGCTCTAAAACATCTGGAAGTTCTCTTATCTCAGACTTTAAGCGTTTATCTGAAGCAGAAGTATACGCTCCGGTATTAGCGTTAATAAAGCCTCGTAATTCATCGCCATAATGAAACATTAGGGCAAAACCATGGGTAATATGCCAATCTTTGTTAGCTGTACCATCCCTAAAACTAAGACCGGTACCTACCTCTTGACCAGCCTGGTTTATTGTTAAACGAGCAGAAGGATTACTGGTATTGATACCTACCTGTCCATTTCCTGTAATTGTCATCCGATCACCACCACCACTAGCATTTCGAAAATAAAAGTTAAGTTTAGCACTGGCCGCCGTTGATGACGGTAAACCTGCTACGTGCCAAAAAGCACCCCCAGACGCATTATTGGTTAATTCCAACCGGGCAAAATCATTGCCTTCTTCTTCTAGTTTAAGTAAGGGTTTGGTTAACGATGAATTATTTAGAATATGTAATGCCCCTTCTGGGTTTGTATTTCCGATGCCGACATTCCCGTTTGCAATTACCGTGAGTTTAGGCGTTGACCCCGTCACCAAGTGCACCTTACCTGTAGTATTCAATGCACCGGTACCAAAATCCATATCCATATCCCCTGAATACACACCCGAATACCCCACATAGCCTTCAGAGGTGTAATAAGACATCCAGTTGTCATTATTTTCGGTCTCTAGCTTTAAGCTATGTCCCTGAAATTTAGTTTTTAGATGTAAAGGGGTGTCAGGCAGGGCCACTCCTATTCCGACTTTTCCATCTTCCCGAATAGCTATTCTATTTTCCCTGTTCGTCCCTAAAAACAAAGGACCATTTTCATTCATTGAAATTGAGCCTACGGCAGTGCCTAAACCTTCAGATATACCAACCCTCAAACCATCTACGGCACTATCACCATAGCCATCAAGGGTATACAAGGTTCCTGAAGCCCCTGCAGAATGCACGTGAAACACATTATTTGGGGTACTTATACCTATACCCACTTCTCCTGACTCATAATATACTCTGTTACCACTTACGCTCCACACCGAGCCTCCCCCTCCTCCACCGGTTTCGTCAACACCGGCAACCCATTCTCCGGTTCCGGCATCCCACTTGACGACCTGTCCATCTACACTACCCACCAAGCCGCCAATAACAGAGCCATCACCTAAAAGTAATCCGCTTTCACCTGTAACATCAACATAATCATTTAAATCTACCGATCCTGTGCCATCTTCAATACTCAATACATCACCAGTCATAATCAGACCTTGATCATCCGTATCCACCAATCCGCCCGAGGCCAATTCTTCAATTGCTGCCTGAGTATCAGCTGCGGCAAGACCTGTACCTGTATTGTCAAAAGGAACCTCGGAAGCATTCTGATCATCCGTGCCTCCCGGTGGAATAATTGCGGATAAATCAACTCCAGTACCATCAGTAATTTCAAGTAATGTTCCCGAAAGGGATAAATTCTGATCATCAGTATCTACTAACCCACCAGAAGCTAATTCTTCAATAGCAGCCTGAGTGTCTCCTGCGGCAAGACCTGTACCCGTATTATCAAAAGGAACCTCCGATGCATTCTGGTCATCCGTGCCTCCTGGCGGGATAATTGCGGATAAATCTATTGTGGATCCATCTGTAATACTCAAATCTGTTCCCAAAAGACTTATATCTTGTAATTCATTCGTTGGGTCGGCGTCCGCATCACTTCCACCACCACTTGTACTAACAAACTCATCCAAAGCATCTTGAACATTATCGGCTGTAAGTCCGGAATCTGTATTGTCATAAGGTACTTCAGATGCTATTTGAGCATCTCCGCCACCACTAAACAAACGGTTGTCTACATACGTTTTAACAGCTCTTTGCGTAGGTAAAATACCGTTACTGTTCTCTACCAACGCACCATCATCAGATATTTCATTAACTTGATTACCAGAGTTAAGATTGAACCCACCTAAAATTCTCAAATCGCTTTTTATTTTTACTTCCCCAACATTTTTATTTTCGATGTCATTGCCATTTGCTTTCCAAACATTATCACCTGATGCTATTGCAAAAGGCACCGCCATAAGTTCTGTAGTGCCTACCTCAGCGCCATTAAATGAAACCGTAACAAAGACAGCATCTCCCCACGGTAGATTAGCGTAACTGCCTCCATTACTAACTCCACTTCCTATCTGTAAGTTAAAAACACCATTGGCATCTGTAGTTACCGAATGGCTTTCCTTGTATTGATCAGTTGCATCTGCACTGCCAAATTTTAGTGCTATACCAATATTCAGGGTTTCTTGCTCCATTAATTCATTTTCAGAATTACGGGCAACACCTTGGTAATTGATGAAATTTTTCTGTTGCGCCTGAACCATAAATGTTCCTAAAAACATAATGGTTATTACGGTAAATATTAAAACGTAGTTTTTCTTCATGGTTCTATTC includes:
- a CDS encoding ribonucleotide-diphosphate reductase subunit beta, yielding MSVALEPILEENNDRFVIFPIKHDDLWEWYKKCEACFWTAEEIDLSEDLNDWNNKLSDDERYFVKHILAFFAASDGIVNENLAENFVSEVQYAEAKFFYGFQIMMENIHSETYSLLIDTYVKDEKEKNTLFKAIENFPAIKKKADWALNWIDSPSFAERLIAFAAVEGIFFSGAFCSIFWLKKRGLLPGLTFSNELISRDEGMHCDYAVHLHNKHLINKVPKERITAILVDALNIEREFITESLPASLIGMNAKLMTQYLEFVTDRLLVELECDRVYNATNPFDFMDMISLQGKTNFFEKRVSEYQKAGILNKDNDENAQKISFDADF
- a CDS encoding tail fiber domain-containing protein, with product MKKNYVLIFTVITIMFLGTFMVQAQQKNFINYQGVARNSENELMEQETLNIGIALKFGSADATDQYKESHSVTTDANGVFNLQIGSGVSNGGSYANLPWGDAVFVTVSFNGAEVGTTELMAVPFAIASGDNVWKANGNDIENKNVGEVKIKSDLRILGGFNLNSGNQVNEISDDGALVENSNGILPTQRAVKTYVDNRLFSGGGDAQIASEVPYDNTDSGLTADNVQDALDEFVSTSGGGSDADADPTNELQDISLLGTDLSITDGSTIDLSAIIPPGGTDDQNASEVPFDNTGTGLAAGDTQAAIEELASGGLVDTDDQNLSLSGTLLEITDGTGVDLSAIIPPGGTDDQNASEVPFDNTGTGLAAADTQAAIEELASGGLVDTDDQGLIMTGDVLSIEDGTGSVDLNDYVDVTGESGLLLGDGSVIGGLVGSVDGQVVKWDAGTGEWVAGVDETGGGGGGSVWSVSGNRVYYESGEVGIGISTPNNVFHVHSAGASGTLYTLDGYGDSAVDGLRVGISEGLGTAVGSISMNENGPLFLGTNRENRIAIREDGKVGIGVALPDTPLHLKTKFQGHSLKLETENNDNWMSYYTSEGYVGYSGVYSGDMDMDFGTGALNTTGKVHLVTGSTPKLTVIANGNVGIGNTNPEGALHILNNSSLTKPLLKLEEEGNDFARLELTNNASGGAFWHVAGLPSSTAASAKLNFYFRNASGGGDRMTITGNGQVGINTSNPSARLTINQAGQEVGTGLSFRDGTANKDWHITHGFALMFHYGDELRGFINANTGAYTSASDKRLKSEIRELPDVLERVSLLKPSSYIFKADKSRTRAIGFVAQEVQPLFPELVSESGDDDILGVNYAGFSVVAIRAIQKQQEIISEQSRMISKLEERLQRLEAVITK